The sequence TCTTGCTTTTCCTCATCAGCGAAATCCTTCAACATTGCATGCATGTACTCGTCTCTTTCATTTTCTATGCTTATAAGCGTTGTCTTTCCTTTTGAAGTAATTTCAAGTATGGTTACCCGATCATCGGTAGGGTCTGATTTTCTTACGATAAAACCATTTTTCTCCAGCCTCTTTGCAATTCCGGTCATGTTGGCGCCAGGGACAAGCATAATACGACTTACTTCAGTTATCCTGCATTGGCCGTTGCCAGAAGCATCCAGCACTCTCAGTACATTATACTGCGGAAAGGAAAGGTTGTGCTTCCTGAAAATGGATGACACCACTCGTTTAAATGTTTCCGCTGCTCTTACAAAAGACATCAACACATTCTCATCAGCACTCAGGTTGCTTCGGTAGTTGTTTGTTCCCATATTTCCACCTTAAATAAAACCTTTATATTAATTTATGCAGTAGCAAAATTTATTATACCAACTTGTGGAACAATATTCCAGATAATAGACAATTAATTGATAATAAATGTATTGACTAAATATTCGCAGTGTGTTATCAAGGATAAATGGACAGCATGTGGGTATTCAAATCAATTCCCCGTCAAACTAATAAGATTTCAGAAAAGAATTTCAGGGGCGGCAAATTTTGGTAGAAGAATTACGGCAATAAAAAATAAGCAGAAAAAAGTCAAGAACAAGGAGGTACAATGCAAACCAAGAATGAACTTGCAAAAATTGTTGGCAAGGATTACGTGAGTGACAGCAAAACAGACTGCTCAAAGTATTCACAGGATCAGAGCCTTCTTCCTCCTGGAATGCCCGAAGTCGTGGCATGGCCGGGAAGCTCGGAAGAAGTAGGGAAAGTTGTTGCATGGTGCAATGAAAACAATATCCCTGTGGTTCCTGTAAGCTCAAAGGTACACTTTCACGGATGCACAATACCCAAACAGGGCGGTGTCGTAGTCGATCTATCAAGGATGAACAAGATTCTGGAAATAGATACAGATAACCGCTTGGTAAGATTTGAAGCAGGTGTAACATGGGAACAACTTGTGACAGAACTGGCAAAGAAAGGTTTAAGGCCGATTATGCCGCTGCTTCCACCGGGAAACCGCTCTCCCCTCACTGATACACTTGAGCGGGAAGTTCCGACAAATGTAGTTTATGATTACGGCGAACCAATGCAATCCATTGAAGTTGTCTGGCCGAATGGCGACTTATTCAGATGCGGTTCCGCAAGTGTTAATGGTTTTCCTGAATCCAAATCAAGAGGAGCAAACCCGTCAGGACCCGGTCTTGATTTTTACCGGTTTTTCCAGGCTGCACAGGGCACAATGGGCATCGTTACATGGGCAAGCTTAAAGGCTGAGTCAATTCCCAGGATAGACAAAATCTATTTTGCCCCTGTTAATGACTTGTCTTATGCAATGGAGTTTCTCTACCGGATCCTGCCTCGCAGAATAGGCCAGGAATGCCTCCTTCTCAATAATGTGGATCTTGCTGCAATAGCTGCAGGCAAAGGACTTGGAGACTTTGAAAGCCTCTGTGCCAAGTTACCCCCCTGGACATTGATACTGGTTATAAGCGGCTTAATGAGAAGACCGGAAGAAAAGATAGCCTATGAGGAAAATTTTCTTTCACAGGTTTTGAAAAATGAATTTCCGAAAATGGGTCTGGTAGACAACCTCCCCGGTTTCCCCGGCCTTGGAAAACAGCTTCTCCCTATGTTGAGAAAACCGTGGCCCGCAGACGTTCCTTATTGGAAAAACACCGTCAGAGGCGGGTGCCAGAACCTCTTCTTTATTACCAAACCGAATCAGGTTCCGATGTACATGGATATTATGGAAACAGTAGCTGCCGGATATGGCTATCCTGTAGCTGATATCGGAAGCTATATACAGCCTATAGAGCATAACCGTGCATGCCAGGTCGAATTCAGCTTCTTCTATGACCCTGAAGACGAAAACGAAAAAGCTTTCGTAGCTGATCTTTATATTGACGCTGCAAACGCCCTGTTGAATGAAGGGGCTTTCTTTCCAAGGCCATATGGAGCTCTTGCCTCAATAGTGTATGAGCGCGCTGCCAGCTATACCATGACACTGAAGCGGTTAAAAGGGGTATTTGACCCGAACAATATTATGAACCCCGGCAATTTGTGCTTCTAAGGAGGATAAGATGCGAAAAGATGAAATGTATGATACACCAAAAACTAAAGTAGCTTTAGATGTAAACGATTTAAACAATTTTGTCTATGACATGGACCATTGCATTAAGTGCAAGGGATGTTATTGGGTTGAACATACCTATATGCCGGGTGTAAATTTTTCCACAAGGTGCCCGAGCAATCTCTGGAACGATTTCGATTCCTATGGTGCCTTCGGGAAGATGAGAATAGGCCTGGCTGTTAACGAAGGAAAGCTGAAATGGACCGACAAGCTCCTTGAAATCATTTACGCCGACCCGCTGTGCGGCGCCTGTGATGTGGGATGCAAGCGTAATCTTGACCTTGAAGTAGAACTGACACTCGAAGCTTTAAGGGTTAAAGCCGTAAAGGATGGAGCAGGCCCTATGCCGGCCCATAAGAAGATTGCAAAAAATATTGCCTCAAAACATAATCAGTTCGGTTCAATAGCTGAAAATAGAAATAAATGGATCGCAAAAGACATTAAAGTTGCTGAGAAGGCAGATATGTTGTACTTTGCAGGCTGCTCCGCCTCTTATGCAAATCAGAATATTGCAAAGGCAACAGCAAAGATATTGAATGCTTCAGGCAGCAAGTTCATGCTTATGAAGGATGAATGGTGCTGCGGAAATACCCTCTATTCAGTCGGCATGATTGACGATGCAAGAGAGCTTGCGAAACGCAACATAGATGCGGTAAAGGCATCAGGCGCAAAGACTTTGGTAACAAGCTGCGCCGAATGTTATCGCATGTGGAAGGTCGATTATCCAAAGATGTTGAATATTGCTACATCAGACCTTGGCTTCAAGGTGGTACATTTGATTGAGGTTGCCGATGAGGCAATTAAAAACGGCAGACTCAAATTGACGAAGCCTGTTGATGTTCGTTTTACCTACCACGATGCATGCGGTGTAAGCCGGCTTTCAGACCCCTGGACACCATGGAGCGGAGAGCGCGGATGGATGGGTATGGTAAGCCCCGCACTTAAAAGAAGACGCGGGGCAACAGGATTATACACCCAGTCAAGAAACATATTAAATGCCATCCCCGGTGCCAAGTTTGTTGAAATGCCGAGAATAAGAGAAAACGCATTTTGCTGCAGTGCCGGCAGAGGTACAAAAGAGGCATTTCCGGACCTTGCAAAGTTTGCGGCAAATCACAGGCTTGATGAAGTAAAATCAGTGAGCGCTGAAGTTCTCGTATCTGCTTGCCCCTGGTGTAAAAGCAATTTCAGTGAGGCAGCTGAAGAAAACGGGGACAATGTGAAGGTGATGGATATTACTGAAATTATCCTTGCTGCAGCGGAAATATAAGGAGGCAGACTATGAGTATACAAAAACAAGCATATAAAGCAATAGAAGTGGTGGCAGGTTCCAAGTATACCTCTGATGACCCGGCAGTATGCGAAGGGTAT comes from Pseudomonadota bacterium and encodes:
- a CDS encoding MarR family transcriptional regulator; protein product: MGTNNYRSNLSADENVLMSFVRAAETFKRVVSSIFRKHNLSFPQYNVLRVLDASGNGQCRITEVSRIMLVPGANMTGIAKRLEKNGFIVRKSDPTDDRVTILEITSKGKTTLISIENERDEYMHAMLKDFADEEKQELLDKVKRLIKNSRQIS
- a CDS encoding (Fe-S)-binding protein → MRKDEMYDTPKTKVALDVNDLNNFVYDMDHCIKCKGCYWVEHTYMPGVNFSTRCPSNLWNDFDSYGAFGKMRIGLAVNEGKLKWTDKLLEIIYADPLCGACDVGCKRNLDLEVELTLEALRVKAVKDGAGPMPAHKKIAKNIASKHNQFGSIAENRNKWIAKDIKVAEKADMLYFAGCSASYANQNIAKATAKILNASGSKFMLMKDEWCCGNTLYSVGMIDDARELAKRNIDAVKASGAKTLVTSCAECYRMWKVDYPKMLNIATSDLGFKVVHLIEVADEAIKNGRLKLTKPVDVRFTYHDACGVSRLSDPWTPWSGERGWMGMVSPALKRRRGATGLYTQSRNILNAIPGAKFVEMPRIRENAFCCSAGRGTKEAFPDLAKFAANHRLDEVKSVSAEVLVSACPWCKSNFSEAAEENGDNVKVMDITEIILAAAEI
- a CDS encoding FAD-binding oxidoreductase, giving the protein MQTKNELAKIVGKDYVSDSKTDCSKYSQDQSLLPPGMPEVVAWPGSSEEVGKVVAWCNENNIPVVPVSSKVHFHGCTIPKQGGVVVDLSRMNKILEIDTDNRLVRFEAGVTWEQLVTELAKKGLRPIMPLLPPGNRSPLTDTLEREVPTNVVYDYGEPMQSIEVVWPNGDLFRCGSASVNGFPESKSRGANPSGPGLDFYRFFQAAQGTMGIVTWASLKAESIPRIDKIYFAPVNDLSYAMEFLYRILPRRIGQECLLLNNVDLAAIAAGKGLGDFESLCAKLPPWTLILVISGLMRRPEEKIAYEENFLSQVLKNEFPKMGLVDNLPGFPGLGKQLLPMLRKPWPADVPYWKNTVRGGCQNLFFITKPNQVPMYMDIMETVAAGYGYPVADIGSYIQPIEHNRACQVEFSFFYDPEDENEKAFVADLYIDAANALLNEGAFFPRPYGALASIVYERAASYTMTLKRLKGVFDPNNIMNPGNLCF